CGAAGCAGTTGTGCGAGCTCAGGCCCATTCATACCCGGCATCGAGATATCAATGAGCGCGACATCAGGTGCAAACGTCTCGACTATCGAGAGCGCGTCGGCGCCATTCGTCGCCCGCTTTACCTCATGGCCTTCGAGTTCGAGTAGGGTGCCCAAGGCTTCCGTAGCGTCTGCGCAGTCATCGACAAGCAGGATGCGCTTCGAAGAATTCGCTCGCGGGGTCTTCGCGGTCGGCTCGCCCCTGCTATCGCAGACTATGGGCAGTCGGATTGTTACCTCCGTCCCCTGGCCTTCACCGGCGCTCGCAATGGTGACCGTGCCGTTGTGTGCCGTCACCAGATGCTTGACGACAGCGAGTCCGATTCCGAGGCCTCCCGCCGCGTGCTTTCGGGCCGATGCCGATTGGGCAAACATGTCGAAGACGTGGGGTAGCGCTGACGCCGAAATACCCGCGCCATTGTCCTTCACTGTGATGACCGCATCGCATGGCGACGGGCCTTCCGTGTGAGCGACGCCGAGGTCAGGCGCTTCTACCGACACGGTAATGTCGCCGCTAGGTGGCGTGTATTTCACCGCGTTCGACAATACGTTGGATATGACCTGTGTGAGGCGCACGAGGTCCGCGTGAACCGTCACCGGATACGGCGGAACAGCAACATGCAGTCGATGCTGAACGCAGTTGACGTCCGACCTCATCGCCGTAACCGCATCCGTGACGATATTCTGCAGAAGCTCGTACGAAGGCTGAACGGACAGCTTCCCGTGCTTGATCCTCGAGGCATCCAGCAGGTCACCTACCAGCCGTTTCAATAGCTGCATCTGCCGGTCAGCAACACCCAGGGCGGAGGACACATCAGCATAGCCCGCAGCAAGCTTTTGTGCGGCTGCGAGCGCGCTGTCGACGGTGGCAATCGGATTGCGCAGCTCATGGCTCAAGGTCGCAATAAAGTCATCCTTTCTGGCTTCAGCCAGAGCCACGGCGTTCCTGGCCGCCTCGGCCTCTGCTGCCCGGGTTTCTGCGTCCGCTTTCGCACGCGCCATCGTGAGCGTCGCACAGGTGAAGTTTGCCAGGCGGGTCAGGATTCTGCGGTCCTCTCCATCGAACAGATGCTCCCTGTCGTGAGACATCACCCATAGCGTGCCCCATGGTTCAGGTTCCCCCGGAATCGGCACGACGAGTTCTTCGATAATCTCGGGGGCTATGTGTTTCAGACATGCAAAGTGGCGCTGGGGAAACGAAAACAGCTGCCCCGCAGCCAGTTCGAGCGTCACTCCACTGGGGCTGTCATCTGTTGGTGTTGTGGTGTCGACGGCCGCCACGCATTGGCCCGAGACCGCGACCCACCTCAACACGGGGACGCCGTCCACGTCGCGTTCCAGCAGGCCGATGCCTGCGCTACCCGCTTCACACAGACCCAGAGCCATGTCCGAGAGCGTCTGCAACATGGCACCATCCGAGGACGTCAGGGCCTGTGCAAGACGGTGCATCGATTCACTTTCAGCAGCAAAATCGGCTGGCCGATGAGCGCGCACATCGAGCGCCGATGTGACCAGAGTGCCCGCGCGCCGCGCGCGGTCCGCTGCGGAAGGCGCAGACGGTCCGACCATGTGGCCTCCTGGTTGTAATTTGTGCTGTGCGTTGTGCGGAAGAAACCGCCATGCTAGATGCATTTTAGTCAATGCACCACAAACGCCCATAAGCGACACGCCATCCGCAGCTGCGCCATAAAAGGAACACTCATCGTTGCGTTTTAACAGCTTAATGTGTTGACCCGGCGGTCGGCAGAGTAGCCACTGTCGACGACGCCCAACCCAATATTCCCCGCCAGCCAATCGAAGCGGGCGCACGCCCCTATCAGCAGGATGGAAACGACCGTTCATCCGCTTCTAAAAGGACTTCGGCCCCACGACGGCATCCGTCCCGCCCGGTAAGGACCTGCATTCCAGCATTTTCCTTGAACGCCGGCTCGCCGCGACCTAGCCTAAAAGGCGCATCCCACTAAGGAGATTCCCATGGAAGGTTGCTGCCGTGGGTGTGCACTTTGATAGCGCACACCTGTTTCTTGACCTGTCCGACGGCCAGGCCGTTTCATTCCCGCTTGTGTGGTTTCCTGTCCTCCAGGCAGCGACAGCAGCGGAGCGCGAACACTTCGCCATCTCGATGGACCGTCAGCAATTGTTCTGGCCGGAAATCGATGAGGACGTCAACGTCCGTGCCCTGCTCTCATTCCAGTCCGAACGTGCGGGGCGCAAGGATGCTTCGTCAGAGGACGCCTTCCCGGCCTGGCCGCCCGGCTGATCTTGCTAACAGGTGAGCCCAGGTCCACCTGCGTGCTCGCCATCGCCAGGAAGTCGCGGAGCCATTCCAGCACCGCATCTTCAGTCTGGGCGGCGGGACGACCTTTCCCGAAGGCGCAAAGATCAGTTCTGGTTTTGCCTTGCCGTATCCTTTGCAATCCTGATAAATTCGCCTCGATCCGTATTGCTGTATTTTTTCTGGCCACGCAAGCTGATCGCGCCCCACAATCCATCCTTCGCCCTGGCGGCCCTCCCAGCTCGCGCGCGGACGAGGCGACTGTGGACACGGGGGTACCCTGCACCGTCGCACGAGCTACCGGGCGGAGGATAGCCGATCGGAGCGCTCGTTGAGGGCCTGCCGCAAACGCCAGGTTCGGGAGCGATGCGTTCTCCTGATTCGGCGGGTTCCGCTGGTGGCTGGCAGATTTGCCGCTCCTCGCCCACCTGGCTGACCCATACACTGCTGTGTGCGGGCTTACTGTCGCTGGTGGTTAGATCAGTCGGGCTTCCCGATGTAGCCCGGCAGGCCGAGTGCTGCCTTGCTTTTTGCGAGCTTGACTGCTTTCCTGACGAGCGATTCGAAATCTCCGTCGGTCACGGGTGGCGGCAGGCGATGCCTGAAGAAATCCGCCCACCGGAACTCCTCGAGCGGCACGGCCGTCTTCTCATATCCACCCGCGTCACGCACCGATGCAGAGAGGCTGCGGAATTCGTCGTCCGCCAACTCCCACACATGCTCGTACATGTCTGCAAACCCCACCCTTTGACCGTCGCGATCATACGGGTAGGTCCACCGGTGGTTTTCCATCGTGAGCCAGAAGTCCGCCCTCGTGAGAGACGACAGGTCTCTTATAAGGACAACCGGGACACGTGTGACCCCGGCATGCCAGAGCGCCGTCGCCACGTGATGATGGTCAATCGCATAGGGCGCATTCGCGGGACCGAGCACGATGGGAA
This region of Paraburkholderia terrae genomic DNA includes:
- a CDS encoding hybrid sensor histidine kinase/response regulator, which produces MVGPSAPSAADRARRAGTLVTSALDVRAHRPADFAAESESMHRLAQALTSSDGAMLQTLSDMALGLCEAGSAGIGLLERDVDGVPVLRWVAVSGQCVAAVDTTTPTDDSPSGVTLELAAGQLFSFPQRHFACLKHIAPEIIEELVVPIPGEPEPWGTLWVMSHDREHLFDGEDRRILTRLANFTCATLTMARAKADAETRAAEAEAARNAVALAEARKDDFIATLSHELRNPIATVDSALAAAQKLAAGYADVSSALGVADRQMQLLKRLVGDLLDASRIKHGKLSVQPSYELLQNIVTDAVTAMRSDVNCVQHRLHVAVPPYPVTVHADLVRLTQVISNVLSNAVKYTPPSGDITVSVEAPDLGVAHTEGPSPCDAVITVKDNGAGISASALPHVFDMFAQSASARKHAAGGLGIGLAVVKHLVTAHNGTVTIASAGEGQGTEVTIRLPIVCDSRGEPTAKTPRANSSKRILLVDDCADATEALGTLLELEGHEVKRATNGADALSIVETFAPDVALIDISMPGMNGPELAQLLRLRAQCSSTKLVALTGSTAVAGRPENDERIFDAHLTKPLSLDDLKNVLRPS
- a CDS encoding DUF2442 domain-containing protein; translated protein: MGVHFDSAHLFLDLSDGQAVSFPLVWFPVLQAATAAEREHFAISMDRQQLFWPEIDEDVNVRALLSFQSERAGRKDASSEDAFPAWPPG
- a CDS encoding ParB-like protein, with the translated sequence MKTIKIARLRPTQITHGEREIREKMEAYRSLSGHELEMAIAEKPVPIVLGPANAPYAIDHHHVATALWHAGVTRVPVVLIRDLSSLTRADFWLTMENHRWTYPYDRDGQRVGFADMYEHVWELADDEFRSLSASVRDAGGYEKTAVPLEEFRWADFFRHRLPPPVTDGDFESLVRKAVKLAKSKAALGLPGYIGKPD